The segment GAGGTCGGTCGTGTCCGCCGGGTTCCGCACCTCGAAGGTGGTCCCCGCGTCCGGTTCTAGCCACTGCCCGTCGATGTAGGAAGCGCTGGCTCGCATCGTCGTCTCGATTATCTTCGTCGTGACTTATTGCTGTTTGGGTGGCACGGCGATCGGGTGACGGTGCGGTCGTCGACGACGAAGGTCAGCGCTCGAGGACGGCCGGTCGCGGGAGCGAGACGTCGAATCCGACGGCCTCGGCCGTCTGGGTCGGCCACTCCCCCGTGTCCGTCAGCACCTCGAACCCGTCGTCGACGACCACGGTGTCCTCGCTCTTCGCTCCCCGAACGGTCGGGTTCCAGGCGTAGGCCATCGGGAGCGTCACCGGCGCGTCGGAGTCGGGGGTGGCGATCCACTCCCGGCCCGCGTAGCCGGCGGCCCCGCCCTGGTGGTGCTCGCGCCATTCCTCCGGGACGCCGCCCGCGGCGTAGGCATCTCGGATGGACGTGAAGACGTCGCCCGCGGTCCCACCTGCTCGGCCGACGCTGCGGGTCGCCGCGAGCGCGGTCGTTTCGACGCGTGCCGCGATTGCGTGGCGGTCCTGCAGCCACGCTGGTGGGTCGAAGGCGATGGTCCGGGTACAGCTCGCGTACAGTCCGTCACGGGTCGCCGTCACCGAGACGAGGGCGTAGTCCCCCAGTGGTGCGTCCTGGGGCGTGTAGTGCCGGTACTTCGGTGCACGGGCGCCACCACCGACGAGCACGACGGGCGCTTCGATATCTCGTCCGGCCAGCGCACAGCGAATCTCCGTGGCCGTCTCGCGTTCCGTCGCGTCCGGGTCGACCGTCCGACAGACCGTCTCGACGGCGGCCGCCGTCTCCCGTCCGAGCGTCCGATACGCCGTGAGGTCGTCGGGGGTGAGCGGCTGGCGGAGCTCGCTCCCGTCGATGCGCTCGAAGCCCGGAACGTCGAAGTCAGCGCCCGCGGGCACCGGACTGTGGTCGGCGACGGCCGCCGCGAGCGACGATTCGTGCCAGGGCACGCTCACCACCCGGACGTCGTCGGGAAGCTCCTCGGCCCGCAGTCGCGGTTCCTCGATACTGTCGGTCACGACGGTCAGCTCGTCGCCGTCGTATCCGGCCGCCGCCGTGCCGACCGGCGCGTGCCTGTCGACGAGGTTGTCGCCACCGGTCAGCCACGCGAAGGCGTTCGGACGCGCGAACCAGACCGCCTCGAGGCCGCGGTCGGCGAGCAGGGAGTCCAGCCGTGTTCGCTTACTCGGAGTCACGGCTGTTCCGTGGCACGCCGAGGAGAATAGTTCTGTCGCCGGTCGAGGCCCACGGTTCCGGAACGGCGGCCGGACGAGGGGTCACGGCTGCGGGGAAGATATAAATCACAGTCCACAGAGATAACGGACGCAATGGTTCATCACGACCGATTGAGCGACCCGAACGCGGAGTACACGATGCGCGACCTCTCGGGCGAGACACTCGGCCTCGACGCGGACCGGGGGATCCGAGACGCCGAGATAACCGACGTCCAGACGACGATGGTCGACGGGAACTACCCGTGGATCCTCGTCCGCGTCTACACGGATGCCGGCATCGTCGGAACCGGCGAGTCCTACTGGGGCGGCGGCGACACCGCCATCGTCGACCGGATGCGGCCCTTCCTGCTCGGCGAGAACCCGCTCGACGTCGACCGCCTGTACGAACATCTCGTCCAGAAGATGTCGGGCGAGGGCTCCGTCTCCGGGAAGGTCATCTCGGCCATCTCCGGCATCGAGATCGCCCTGCACGACGCCGCGGGGAAGCTCCTCGACGTCCCCGTCTACCAGCTGCTGGGGGGCAAGTACCGCGACGAGGTCCGCGTCTACTGCGACTGTCACGCCGGCGACGAGGCCGAGCCCGAATCCAACGCCGACGAAGCCGAGCGGGTGGTCGAGGAACTCGGCTACGACGCGCTCAAGTTCGACCTCGACGTCCCCTCCGGCTACGAGGTCGACCGGGCGCACCGGCACCTGCGGCAGCCGGCGATCGAGCACAAGGTCGAGATCGTCGAGGCCGTCACCGAGCGCATCGGTGACCGCGCGGACGTCGCGTTCGACTGTCACTGGTCGTACGGTGCCGGGAGCGCGAAGCGACTGGCCGAGGCGCTCGAGCCCTACGACGTCTGGTGGCTGGAGGACCCGATTCCGCCGGAGAACCACGACGTGCAGCGCACCGTCACGGAATCGACGTCGACCCCCATCGCGACCGGCGAGAACGTCTTCCGGACACACGGTCAGCGCCGGCTGTTGACCGAGGAGGCCGTCGACATCATCGCGCCCGACATCCCGAAGGTGGGCGGCCTCCGCGAGGGGATGAAGATCGCGAACCTCGCGGACGTGTTCTACGTGCCCGTCGCGATGCACAACGTCGCCTCGCCCATCGGGACGATGGCGAGCGCACAGCTGGGGGCGGCCATCCCGAACGCGCTCGCCGTCGAGTTCCACTCCTACCAGCTCGGCTGGTGGGAGGACCTCGTCGCGGAGTCGGACCTCATCGAGGGCGGACGGATGACGATTCCGGAGGAGCCGGGGCTGGGGCTCACGCTCGACATGGACACCGTCGCCGAGAAGATGGTCGACGGCGAGGAGCTGTTCGACGAAGCGTGACGCGCTTCGTCGAGCCAGCGAGTCGCAGCGCGAACGAAGTGAGCGACCGTCTCGCGCGGTTCGATGCGGCGTAGCGAGGCTGCTGTCGGCGGTCGATAGTTCGGCGTTCGCGTGCAGTCGTGAGCCACGCCCCGGTCCCGAGCGGAGCCGTTGTTGCGGCCGCTCACGCAGGCGTAACAAGCAGAATCGCGCGACGGCGAAAGTTTGATAGTGCGTCACACAGACGACCAGATATGCGGTATTACCAACTCCGCAGACGCGGAGAGTCGACACTCGCCGCCGTGACGGAATCGGGTGCGTACGACCTCTCGTCGGTCAAGCCGGACCTGGCGTCGTTCGCGGACCTCGTCAGCACCGCCGAGATCATCGACCGGCCGCCCGACGAGATCGTCACCCCACTTCTCGACGATGCGACGGAGCTCTCGATGGAGGCGGTCCAGGCCAACTGCACCCTTCCGGTCGACGTCGACGAGGTCTGGGCGGCCGGCGTCACCTACCAGATCAGCGAGGAGGCACGAAAGGAAGAGAGCAACATGGCCCAGATGTACATCGACGTCTACGACGCCGAGCGGCCCGAACTGTTCTTCAAAGCGCAGGGGGACCGGACCGTCGGCCCGGACGACGCCATCGGTGTCCGCGCCGATTCGAACTGGAACGTCCCCGAACCGGAGCTGGGTATCGTGCTGTACCGCGGCCAGCCGGTCGGCTACACGGTCGGGAACGACGTGAGCAGTCGCGAGATAGAGGGGGAGAACCCGCTGTACCTCCCACAGGCGAAGATCTACGAACGGTGCTGCTCGCTCGGGCCCTGCGTGTCGACGGACATCGCCGACCCGCACGCACTCGAGATGTCGATGACCATCACGCGGGACGAGGAGCCCGTCTACCAGGAGACGACCAACACCGCGGAGATGGTCCGGACCTGCGAAGAGCTCGTCTCGTACTACACCCGGCACAACGTCCTCCCCGAGGTCGCCGTGCTCCTGACCGGAACGTCGCTCGTCCCCGAGGAGGGGTTCACGCTCCAGGCCGGCGACCACGTCGACATCGAGGTCGAGGACATCGGCGTCCTCTCGAACCCCGTCGTCAGCGTCTGAACGCGCCGTCGAGCACTGGCCAGCGGCAGTCACCCGTGCCGTCACCGGGCAGCCGGCGTGAACTTTTATGTGGGTACTCGTCACCTCTCGACTATGGAGTTCCCGTTCGACGACTTCACCGGCCGTGACTGGCAGACAGCCGACGACCCCGGAACCGTCCGGTTCGCGATGATCGGACTCGGGTGGTGGACGCGAGCACAGGCGATTCCGGCGGTCGAGGAGAGCTCCTTCGGGGAGACCACCGTCGTCGTCAGCGGCTCGGCCGAGAAAGCCCGCGATGCGACCGACCTCGCGGCGAGTATCGAGCACGCCATCACGTACGACGAGTTCCACGAGGGCGTCGCGGCTGACGCGTACGACGCCGTCTACATCTGCACCCCGAACGGACTCCACCTGCCGTTCGTCGAGACAGCGGCACGTCTCGACAAGGCGGTCCTCTGCGAGAAGCCGATGGAGGCGACGGTCGAACGGGCACGCGAGATCGTCGGGTTCGCCGACGACGTCGCGGTGATGATCGCCTACCGGATGCAGACCGAACCGACCGTCCGTCGCGCTCGCGAGGTCATCGACGCGGGCATCATCGGCGAGCCGGTCCACGTCCACGCGAGCATGTCCCAGCCGCTCCTCGAGGTGATCCCCGACCCGAACCAGTGGCGGCTCGACCCGGAGCTGTCGGGTGGCGCGACCGTGATGGACATCGGGCTGTACCCCATCAACACCACGCGGTTCCTCCTCGACGACGACCCCGTCGCGGTGCAGGCACACTCGACGTACGAGCACGACGCGTTCGCCGACGTGGCGGACGAGCACGTGTCGTTCACGCTGGTGTTCGCCGATGGAGTCCACGCCGTCTGTACCGCCAGTCAGAACGCCGCCCGGTCGAGCCACCTCCGGGTGACGGGGACCGAGGGCGAGGTCGTCCTCGACCCCGTCTTCTTCGACCGGGAGGACCGCGGCTTCCGGCTCTCGGTCGGCGACGAACAGTACACCGTCGCGTTCGAGCA is part of the Haloarchaeobius litoreus genome and harbors:
- a CDS encoding M24 family metallopeptidase, which encodes MTPSKRTRLDSLLADRGLEAVWFARPNAFAWLTGGDNLVDRHAPVGTAAAGYDGDELTVVTDSIEEPRLRAEELPDDVRVVSVPWHESSLAAAVADHSPVPAGADFDVPGFERIDGSELRQPLTPDDLTAYRTLGRETAAAVETVCRTVDPDATERETATEIRCALAGRDIEAPVVLVGGGARAPKYRHYTPQDAPLGDYALVSVTATRDGLYASCTRTIAFDPPAWLQDRHAIAARVETTALAATRSVGRAGGTAGDVFTSIRDAYAAGGVPEEWREHHQGGAAGYAGREWIATPDSDAPVTLPMAYAWNPTVRGAKSEDTVVVDDGFEVLTDTGEWPTQTAEAVGFDVSLPRPAVLER
- a CDS encoding mandelate racemase/muconate lactonizing enzyme family protein, with the translated sequence MVHHDRLSDPNAEYTMRDLSGETLGLDADRGIRDAEITDVQTTMVDGNYPWILVRVYTDAGIVGTGESYWGGGDTAIVDRMRPFLLGENPLDVDRLYEHLVQKMSGEGSVSGKVISAISGIEIALHDAAGKLLDVPVYQLLGGKYRDEVRVYCDCHAGDEAEPESNADEAERVVEELGYDALKFDLDVPSGYEVDRAHRHLRQPAIEHKVEIVEAVTERIGDRADVAFDCHWSYGAGSAKRLAEALEPYDVWWLEDPIPPENHDVQRTVTESTSTPIATGENVFRTHGQRRLLTEEAVDIIAPDIPKVGGLREGMKIANLADVFYVPVAMHNVASPIGTMASAQLGAAIPNALAVEFHSYQLGWWEDLVAESDLIEGGRMTIPEEPGLGLTLDMDTVAEKMVDGEELFDEA
- a CDS encoding fumarylacetoacetate hydrolase family protein produces the protein MRYYQLRRRGESTLAAVTESGAYDLSSVKPDLASFADLVSTAEIIDRPPDEIVTPLLDDATELSMEAVQANCTLPVDVDEVWAAGVTYQISEEARKEESNMAQMYIDVYDAERPELFFKAQGDRTVGPDDAIGVRADSNWNVPEPELGIVLYRGQPVGYTVGNDVSSREIEGENPLYLPQAKIYERCCSLGPCVSTDIADPHALEMSMTITRDEEPVYQETTNTAEMVRTCEELVSYYTRHNVLPEVAVLLTGTSLVPEEGFTLQAGDHVDIEVEDIGVLSNPVVSV
- the gfo6 gene encoding D-xylose 1-dehydrogenase Gfo6, with the translated sequence MEFPFDDFTGRDWQTADDPGTVRFAMIGLGWWTRAQAIPAVEESSFGETTVVVSGSAEKARDATDLAASIEHAITYDEFHEGVAADAYDAVYICTPNGLHLPFVETAARLDKAVLCEKPMEATVERAREIVGFADDVAVMIAYRMQTEPTVRRAREVIDAGIIGEPVHVHASMSQPLLEVIPDPNQWRLDPELSGGATVMDIGLYPINTTRFLLDDDPVAVQAHSTYEHDAFADVADEHVSFTLVFADGVHAVCTASQNAARSSHLRVTGTEGEVVLDPVFFDREDRGFRLSVGDEQYTVAFEQVDQMTEEFDYFAHCLLTGTEPSPDAEHGFVDMLVMDAIYDAAAADDATPVPEP